A stretch of the Candidatus Nealsonbacteria bacterium genome encodes the following:
- a CDS encoding PspC domain-containing protein, with amino-acid sequence MRKLYKSKENKILAGIIGGIGEYLNVDPVILRVVWIVIVVFTGFVPGIIVYLVAGFVVSDKPKEITSK; translated from the coding sequence ATGAGAAAACTTTACAAAAGTAAAGAGAATAAGATTCTCGCTGGAATTATTGGTGGCATCGGAGAGTATTTGAATGTGGACCCTGTTATTCTGAGGGTTGTTTGGATTGTAATAGTTGTCTTTACCGGCTTTGTACCAGGCATTATTGTCTATCTGGTTGCTGGTTTTGTTGTGTCCGATAAGCCAAAAGAAATAACGAGTAAATAA
- the mreC gene encoding rod shape-determining protein MreC, which yields MKISLKRNKIPIIIIGILIIISLNFYQGGIKSFFYSFSSPIQQFFWQKGKGISNFFETIIRINTIKKEMESLKLDNRSLLSEIASLKEIEKENKILRKALEIGLQEEYSLVFAEIISKDFNEDYILIDEGSTAGIVEGQPIITESKIVLGRISEVYEGFARVMLISNKKSFLDAKIQDKEIRGVVGGKGNLSLSLSHVLRDQEIQEGDFVVTTSLGEIFPKGLLVGKVGEIKRSDIEPVQEASLAPFFDLTQLENVFIISKF from the coding sequence ATGAAAATTTCTCTAAAAAGAAATAAAATTCCGATCATAATTATTGGAATTTTAATCATTATTAGTTTAAATTTTTATCAGGGAGGAATTAAAAGTTTCTTCTATTCATTTTCATCACCCATTCAACAATTTTTTTGGCAAAAAGGAAAAGGAATATCTAATTTCTTTGAGACAATTATTCGAATAAACACAATCAAGAAGGAGATGGAGAGTCTTAAATTAGACAATCGAAGCCTACTTTCTGAGATTGCTTCTTTAAAAGAGATTGAAAAAGAGAATAAAATACTAAGAAAGGCCTTAGAGATTGGTCTCCAGGAAGAATATAGTCTTGTGTTTGCTGAAATCATTAGTAAGGATTTTAATGAAGATTATATTCTAATTGATGAAGGATCCACAGCCGGTATTGTTGAGGGGCAGCCTATAATTACCGAGTCTAAAATTGTTTTAGGAAGAATCAGTGAAGTTTATGAAGGTTTTGCAAGAGTGATGCTTATTTCTAATAAAAAAAGTTTCCTGGATGCTAAAATTCAAGACAAAGAAATCCGGGGAGTTGTAGGAGGTAAGGGGAACCTTAGCTTGTCTCTAAGCCACGTTCTCCGAGATCAAGAGATTCAAGAAGGAGATTTTGTTGTAACAACTTCTTTGGGGGAAATTTTCCCAAAGGGACTTCTGGTGGGAAAGGTTGGAGAAATAAAAAGGAGCGATATTGAACCTGTCCAAGAAGCTAGTCTTGCGCCTTTTTTTGACTTAACTCAACTAGAAAATGTTTTTATTATCTCAAAGTTCTAA
- the mreD gene encoding rod shape-determining protein MreD — protein MKKFLFLILILYVISLAQTSFFVPFSISGELPNLILIFVIFFVLLEDPKENLGFFVSLFGGLFIDIFSSHLLGTTTILLLITAFLLKKLSYSLKKMTFFWFSLLSLAALIFYKLFLDFILYFIQEPALKIDYFRISPGTLLSVELIYSFVLLLVGFHLIDFFKKYVRFLSKKT, from the coding sequence ATGAAAAAATTTCTGTTTTTAATTCTAATTTTATATGTTATATCTTTAGCCCAGACAAGTTTTTTTGTCCCTTTTTCTATATCTGGGGAATTACCAAATCTTATTCTAATTTTTGTTATCTTTTTTGTTCTCTTGGAAGATCCGAAAGAAAATCTTGGTTTTTTCGTATCCCTTTTTGGGGGATTATTTATTGATATTTTTTCTAGCCATCTTTTAGGCACAACAACTATTTTGCTATTAATCACGGCCTTTCTTTTGAAAAAATTAAGTTATTCTTTAAAGAAAATGACTTTTTTTTGGTTTTCTCTTTTATCTCTGGCCGCCTTAATTTTTTATAAATTATTTTTGGATTTTATTCTTTATTTCATACAGGAACCCGCTTTAAAAATTGATTATTTTAGAATTAGCCCCGGAACGTTATTGTCAGTTGAGTTAATCTATAGTTTTGTCTTACTTTTAGTTGGTTTTCACCTCATTGATTTCTTTAAAAAATATGTCCGCTTTTTATCCAAAAAAACCTGA
- the mrdA gene encoding penicillin-binding protein 2 codes for MSAFYPKKPDSSSQSFLKNKKVKISSSEEIEPQEIFLDSLAKKREEELDISEKKFEIPLSRKIILGCYFSFLLLILVFLAQTFYLQVVKNEDLSLLAQDNKTRFFLIRPNRGVIYDKVGYQLVFNQPSFDLVCDKRDFPWKEEERSKILTKLSQIINKDIEDLRSQIETSELLQVLITENLDQATLILLETNPIFSGKEKNSVCRVEMNTIRDYISGTDFAHLIGYVGRVSSKEEIENLTDYSIADYIGKTGLEKSYEKVLRGNPGKREIEKNVLGQTQLENLISEPEDGKSLVLWLDSDLQKKITAELNSMLKQSGAKAGVGVAIDPKTGGILSLVSLPGFDNNLFSRGIDIETWQDLYNNPYKPFFNRVISGEYLTGSTIKPLIAAAALEENLIDPQKQILAQGYIQVPHQYNPEIIYTYKDWKVHGWTDMRKAIADSVNVYFYTIGGGYENQAGLGPTRIKKYLELFSWGQKTGVDLPGEKEGLIPDPAWKERVINENWYDGNTYHLSIGQGYLRITPLQVVTAFAAIANGGTIYRPQAVQRIVVGSADSPQAAEEVKPEIIRNNFISSENLEIVREGMREAVTYGSSVILNALPVKVAAKTGTAETDKEGYYHNWVTVFAPYEDPQIVLTIMVENVQEGMVVALPVAREILKWYFTPAP; via the coding sequence ATGTCCGCTTTTTATCCAAAAAAACCTGATTCTTCTTCCCAGAGCTTTCTTAAGAACAAGAAAGTAAAAATATCTTCCAGCGAAGAAATTGAGCCTCAGGAAATTTTTTTAGACAGCTTAGCCAAAAAAAGAGAGGAGGAACTAGATATATCTGAGAAGAAATTTGAAATCCCTCTTTCAAGAAAAATTATTCTGGGGTGTTATTTTTCTTTCTTGCTGCTAATCTTGGTTTTTCTTGCCCAGACCTTTTATCTTCAAGTTGTAAAAAATGAGGATTTATCTCTTTTAGCTCAAGATAACAAGACAAGATTTTTTTTAATTAGGCCCAATAGAGGAGTAATTTATGATAAAGTTGGCTATCAACTTGTTTTCAATCAGCCAAGTTTTGATTTGGTCTGCGACAAAAGGGATTTTCCATGGAAGGAAGAAGAAAGGTCCAAGATTTTAACTAAGCTTTCGCAGATTATCAATAAAGACATAGAAGACTTAAGAAGCCAGATTGAAACCTCAGAATTGCTCCAAGTTTTAATTACCGAAAACTTAGACCAGGCAACCTTAATTTTGTTAGAAACAAATCCAATTTTTTCTGGGAAAGAGAAGAATTCTGTCTGCCGGGTAGAGATGAATACGATAAGAGATTATATCTCAGGGACCGATTTTGCTCATTTGATCGGCTATGTTGGAAGAGTGAGCAGTAAGGAAGAAATTGAGAACTTAACAGATTATTCAATTGCAGATTATATAGGGAAAACCGGCCTAGAAAAATCCTACGAAAAGGTCCTCCGAGGAAATCCTGGAAAGCGGGAAATTGAAAAAAATGTTCTGGGACAGACTCAATTAGAAAATCTAATTTCAGAACCAGAAGATGGAAAAAGTCTAGTTCTTTGGTTAGATTCTGATTTACAAAAAAAAATTACAGCAGAGCTTAATTCTATGCTTAAACAAAGCGGGGCGAAAGCAGGAGTGGGGGTAGCCATTGATCCGAAAACCGGAGGAATTCTGTCCTTAGTCAGTCTTCCGGGCTTTGATAATAATCTTTTCAGCAGGGGAATAGACATAGAAACCTGGCAAGATCTTTATAATAATCCCTATAAACCTTTTTTTAATCGGGTAATTAGCGGGGAATATCTTACAGGTTCGACCATCAAACCCTTAATTGCGGCGGCTGCCCTAGAAGAAAATTTAATTGACCCTCAAAAACAAATTTTAGCCCAAGGTTATATTCAGGTTCCTCATCAATACAACCCTGAGATTATCTACACCTATAAGGACTGGAAGGTTCACGGCTGGACAGATATGAGAAAGGCCATTGCTGATTCGGTTAATGTTTATTTCTATACTATCGGGGGTGGATACGAAAATCAGGCAGGACTGGGGCCCACAAGAATAAAAAAATATTTAGAGCTTTTTAGCTGGGGCCAGAAAACAGGGGTTGATCTTCCCGGAGAAAAAGAAGGTTTAATTCCTGATCCTGCCTGGAAGGAAAGAGTTATTAATGAGAACTGGTACGACGGGAATACCTATCATCTTTCGATTGGTCAGGGTTATCTTCGTATTACTCCCTTACAAGTTGTCACAGCTTTTGCGGCTATTGCTAACGGTGGAACCATTTATCGGCCTCAGGCTGTCCAGAGAATTGTTGTGGGTTCGGCAGATTCACCTCAAGCAGCTGAAGAAGTTAAGCCGGAGATTATTAGAAATAACTTTATTAGTTCTGAGAATCTTGAAATTGTCAGAGAGGGGATGCGGGAAGCAGTTACTTACGGATCTTCGGTGATTTTAAACGCTTTGCCAGTCAAAGTTGCAGCAAAAACCGGGACAGCTGAAACTGACAAAGAAGGTTATTATCATAACTGGGTAACAGTCTTTGCCCCGTATGAAGACCCTCAGATAGTCTTAACAATTATGGTTGAAAATGTTCAAGAGGGTATG